In the Geobacter sp. FeAm09 genome, one interval contains:
- the nth gene encoding endonuclease III, giving the protein MKPDDIHRAMTILREEARAWRTPSVTVVAEASRSPFKVLVSCIISLRTKDEVTTRASARLFDRAPTPEAMEGLPPEEIAQLIYPAGFYRTKAEQILEISRRLVAEFGGRVPDDLDALLAFRGVGRKTANLVLTLGFGKPGICVDTHVHRICNRWGYVATRNPDATEMALRAQLPQEYWIEINDLLVAFGQNLCHPVSPRCSICRLGDICARVGVTQSR; this is encoded by the coding sequence ATGAAACCGGACGATATACATCGCGCCATGACCATCCTGCGCGAGGAGGCCCGCGCCTGGCGCACCCCCTCGGTAACCGTAGTCGCCGAAGCCAGCCGCAGCCCCTTCAAGGTACTGGTTTCCTGCATCATCTCCCTGCGCACCAAGGACGAGGTAACGACCCGGGCCTCCGCCCGGCTCTTCGACCGCGCCCCCACCCCCGAGGCCATGGAGGGACTGCCACCCGAAGAGATCGCCCAATTGATCTACCCGGCCGGGTTCTACCGCACCAAGGCCGAGCAGATCCTGGAGATCTCCCGCCGTCTGGTGGCGGAGTTCGGCGGCCGCGTGCCGGACGACCTGGACGCACTGCTCGCCTTTCGGGGCGTGGGACGCAAGACCGCCAACCTGGTGCTGACCCTGGGGTTCGGCAAGCCGGGCATCTGTGTCGATACCCATGTCCACCGCATCTGCAACCGCTGGGGATACGTAGCCACCAGGAACCCCGATGCCACCGAGATGGCGCTGCGCGCCCAGCTCCCACAGGAATACTGGATCGAAATCAACGACCTGCTGGTGGCTTTCGGCCAGAACCTCTGCCACCCCGTATCGCCGCGCTGCTCCATCTGCCGCCTGGGCGACATCTGTGCGCGCGTCGGCGTGACCCAATCCCGCTGA
- a CDS encoding cytidylate kinase family protein — translation MAVITFSREMGTGAYHIAEEVAKRLKYTFVDGARISAIASKYGLTADLLQMVDEKPPSYITVEDRKRAAALNSVELILLDFARKGNVILYGRGGQDLLKECRNVLRLRFIADFEERAERFAEREWIDPDMARSMIRRSDHQRGGFIHFYFDRDWHDPLGYDLVFNTSRMAEEAIVECIVAAARDPHLKEADKAAVELIDNTILMKKIETALLNSADLDYRPFTIQVAAKGKVHLSGYLASEKEKKEAIRIAGAVKGVKSVQEDIQVVNYKAYKDRS, via the coding sequence ATGGCAGTCATTACGTTTTCGCGGGAAATGGGCACCGGGGCGTATCACATTGCGGAAGAGGTTGCCAAGCGGCTCAAGTATACCTTTGTGGATGGCGCCCGGATCAGCGCCATCGCCTCCAAATACGGCCTTACGGCCGACCTGCTCCAGATGGTTGACGAAAAACCCCCCTCCTACATCACGGTAGAAGACCGCAAACGGGCCGCGGCCCTCAACTCGGTGGAACTCATCCTGCTGGATTTCGCCCGCAAGGGGAATGTGATCCTCTACGGCCGCGGCGGCCAGGACCTGCTCAAGGAGTGCCGCAACGTGCTCAGGCTCCGTTTCATCGCCGATTTCGAGGAGCGGGCCGAGCGCTTCGCCGAGCGGGAGTGGATCGACCCCGACATGGCCCGGTCCATGATCCGCCGCAGCGACCATCAGCGGGGCGGCTTCATCCATTTCTACTTCGACCGGGACTGGCACGATCCCCTGGGATACGACCTCGTGTTCAACACCTCGCGCATGGCGGAAGAGGCCATTGTGGAGTGCATCGTGGCGGCGGCCCGGGACCCCCATCTCAAGGAGGCGGACAAGGCTGCCGTAGAGTTGATCGACAACACCATCCTGATGAAGAAGATCGAGACCGCCCTCCTGAACTCGGCCGATCTGGACTACCGCCCCTTCACCATCCAGGTTGCCGCCAAGGGCAAGGTGCATCTCAGCGGTTACTTGGCCTCGGAAAAGGAAAAGAAGGAGGCCATCAGGATCGCCGGGGCGGTGAAAGGGGTCAAGTCGGTGCAGGAGGATATCCAGGTGGTCAACTACAAGGCCTACAAGGACCGGAGCTGA
- a CDS encoding type II toxin-antitoxin system Phd/YefM family antitoxin: protein MLQTTYTNARANFAGLCDEVTENREIVVIRRRKGSNVAMIAADELQSLVESAHLLRSPRNAERLLSALERALKGGGEASSLESLRSELGLEK from the coding sequence ATGCTGCAAACCACCTATACCAATGCCAGGGCCAATTTTGCCGGGCTCTGCGACGAGGTTACGGAGAACCGGGAGATCGTGGTCATTCGCCGCCGTAAAGGGAGCAATGTGGCCATGATTGCCGCTGATGAGCTGCAAAGCCTTGTGGAAAGCGCACATCTGCTGCGTTCCCCTAGGAATGCCGAAAGGCTTTTATCCGCCCTGGAACGCGCGTTGAAAGGGGGCGGGGAGGCGTCATCGCTGGAGTCGCTTCGTAGCGAGTTGGGCCTTGAAAAGTAA
- a CDS encoding SPOR domain-containing protein: MDFKFGNDSKEPAPAAPAEKSRQNMLLVVLLILVAAFAYLYFFTGLIKPQQEQKQAEAPAPQVVKKPLPPRDGQPAKDETAGAPGAQKNAAAPEAQKVASAEPPVAAKAAPGAKVEPPKPEPAKTAVPEKKPAPPEKKAAPGAPAPNKPAATAKPEDKKAAPAPKQQPAGAVKKPAPAPGSDKKPAEAAKAPAKGPAGAAVPARNAAPTAAKKDTAQPKAAPAKQAGPWTVVVGTYVLEEAMAKDLSRAKGAGVETAVKQAGRKKTAMNRLLAGEYPSRAAAQPELDKLKRYTSDAFILEQGGKFAVYAGSYLLPDRAGSERERLAAAGINLTVKHAEVSIPSKTLVAGTFSDRKKADAVLKKLKGLGIKASLSHP; the protein is encoded by the coding sequence ATGGATTTCAAGTTCGGTAACGATTCCAAGGAGCCAGCGCCGGCGGCACCGGCCGAAAAGAGCAGACAGAATATGCTGCTGGTTGTGCTGCTGATCCTAGTGGCGGCTTTTGCGTACCTGTATTTCTTCACCGGCCTGATCAAACCGCAGCAGGAGCAGAAGCAGGCCGAGGCCCCGGCGCCCCAGGTGGTGAAGAAACCGCTGCCGCCCCGCGATGGCCAGCCGGCCAAGGACGAAACGGCAGGCGCTCCGGGAGCGCAGAAGAATGCCGCAGCGCCCGAAGCCCAGAAGGTGGCGTCGGCCGAGCCCCCCGTTGCCGCCAAGGCGGCACCCGGAGCGAAAGTGGAACCTCCCAAGCCTGAACCGGCCAAAACTGCGGTTCCCGAAAAGAAACCGGCACCTCCCGAGAAAAAAGCGGCCCCCGGGGCACCAGCGCCCAACAAACCGGCGGCCACGGCCAAGCCGGAGGACAAGAAGGCGGCTCCCGCCCCGAAACAGCAGCCCGCCGGCGCGGTGAAGAAGCCTGCACCGGCGCCGGGGAGCGACAAAAAACCGGCCGAAGCCGCCAAAGCACCCGCCAAGGGCCCGGCCGGCGCCGCAGTGCCGGCCAGGAATGCCGCGCCGACGGCGGCAAAAAAGGATACGGCACAACCGAAAGCGGCACCGGCCAAACAGGCCGGCCCCTGGACGGTCGTGGTGGGCACTTATGTGCTTGAAGAGGCCATGGCGAAAGACCTGTCGCGGGCCAAAGGCGCCGGGGTCGAAACCGCGGTCAAACAGGCGGGGCGCAAGAAGACAGCCATGAACCGCCTCCTTGCCGGAGAATACCCGAGCCGCGCGGCGGCCCAACCGGAACTGGACAAACTGAAACGCTACACCTCCGATGCCTTCATCCTGGAGCAGGGGGGCAAATTTGCCGTGTATGCCGGTTCCTACCTGCTGCCCGACCGGGCCGGTTCCGAGAGGGAGCGCCTGGCCGCGGCCGGCATCAACCTGACCGTGAAACACGCCGAGGTGTCCATACCGTCCAAGACCCTCGTGGCCGGTACGTTCAGCGACCGGAAAAAGGCCGATGCGGTGCTCAAAAAACTGAAGGGGCTCGGCATCAAGGCATCCCTGTCCCACCCGTAG
- a CDS encoding MgtC/SapB family protein, producing MTPIAMLPVDFDYQMTGRLLLAALFGALIGLEREIHGRPAGFRTHLLVSLGSALFVAVSISFYRTFGNFGGMVPVGIDAGRVAAQVVTGIGFLGAGAIIRERTSVRGLTTAACLWVAAAVGVACGVGLFALSALVTAIALVSLIALKKIEGMLSRDTYAILTVHSDDSSGQLERITKAVQAGGYRMTLLGMERRPVAGLLVYEFQLKLHGRELAVDALESVSAIQGVKDVTIRVNAVA from the coding sequence ATGACGCCCATTGCCATGTTGCCCGTTGACTTCGACTACCAGATGACGGGACGCCTCCTGCTGGCGGCTCTGTTCGGTGCGCTCATCGGCCTGGAGCGGGAAATTCACGGCCGGCCGGCCGGTTTCAGGACCCACCTGCTGGTATCCCTCGGCTCTGCCCTGTTCGTGGCCGTGTCCATCAGTTTCTACCGCACCTTCGGCAACTTCGGCGGCATGGTGCCGGTGGGAATCGACGCCGGCCGGGTGGCGGCCCAGGTCGTGACGGGAATCGGTTTTTTGGGGGCCGGCGCGATCATCAGGGAACGGACGTCGGTGCGAGGCCTGACCACCGCGGCCTGCCTCTGGGTCGCCGCGGCCGTGGGGGTCGCCTGCGGTGTCGGGCTGTTCGCGCTCTCGGCCCTGGTGACCGCCATTGCCCTCGTAAGCCTTATTGCGCTGAAAAAGATCGAGGGGATGCTCTCCCGGGACACCTATGCCATCCTCACGGTCCACAGCGACGACAGCAGCGGGCAACTGGAACGGATTACCAAGGCGGTTCAGGCGGGCGGCTACAGGATGACGCTGCTCGGCATGGAGCGGCGTCCGGTTGCGGGGCTCCTGGTCTACGAATTCCAGCTCAAGCTGCACGGGCGGGAGCTGGCGGTTGACGCCCTGGAGAGCGTCTCGGCCATCCAGGGCGTCAAGGATGTGACCATCAGGGTGAATGCGGTCGCCTGA
- a CDS encoding NAD-binding protein, which translates to MKFIVNMVQAELVQVLAEGLVLGDKMGFTADKILEVLDTRGVASPLFHLKGRAMARGDFTRSLALKYVLEQLHMVLNAARLMGQNLPGAEAASKVYEKAVNAGWGEEDFSAVIKALR; encoded by the coding sequence ATGAAATTCATCGTCAACATGGTGCAGGCCGAACTGGTGCAGGTACTGGCGGAAGGTCTGGTGCTGGGCGACAAGATGGGCTTCACCGCCGACAAGATCCTTGAAGTGCTCGACACCCGCGGCGTCGCCTCCCCCCTGTTCCATCTCAAGGGACGCGCCATGGCCCGGGGAGACTTCACGCGCAGCCTGGCCCTCAAATACGTCCTGGAGCAGCTCCACATGGTGTTGAATGCCGCCCGCCTCATGGGCCAGAACCTGCCCGGCGCCGAAGCGGCCAGCAAGGTCTACGAAAAGGCGGTGAACGCCGGCTGGGGCGAGGAAGACTTCTCGGCGGTCATCAAGGCATTGCGTTAG
- a CDS encoding Txe/YoeB family addiction module toxin, which yields MKSNQREAVFQPEFREDLRYWVETDRKIAVRALALVEAIMRDPFSGIGKPEPLKYLLAGAWSRRLTQEHRIVYLVRDTRIDFLQARYHY from the coding sequence TTGAAAAGTAACCAGCGGGAAGCGGTTTTTCAGCCCGAGTTCCGCGAGGATTTGCGGTATTGGGTGGAGACGGACCGCAAGATTGCAGTGCGGGCCCTGGCCCTGGTGGAAGCAATCATGCGCGATCCCTTCAGCGGCATCGGGAAGCCTGAACCGCTCAAGTATCTTTTGGCGGGCGCCTGGTCGAGACGGCTCACCCAGGAACATCGTATTGTCTATCTCGTGCGCGATACCCGCATCGATTTTCTTCAGGCGCGGTATCATTATTGA
- a CDS encoding PHP domain-containing protein → MTTEQTATIDLHVHSSFSDGAFTPSHLVELAATAGLRAIAIADHDTVAGVAEGIAAGAKRGIEVIPAIELSVQFKAYKDVHLLGYGIDWGDQGLLDQLHRLREQREHRSHDILAAVNERLAGEGRAAIGFEEVGRHARDAIGRPHIARAMIGRGYVDSVEEAFRRYLVPCNVPKRYWPMDDAIATIRRLGGVAVLAHPTSVSTLRPELRTIIAELAGLGLDGVEVFNNLALAEEMAVLQRIAGDLGLVVTGGSDFHGIEEGLEMGRGRGGIRFDGALLAPLKTLIGQRKRGRS, encoded by the coding sequence ATGACAACGGAACAAACCGCCACCATAGACCTGCACGTCCACTCCAGTTTCTCCGACGGCGCCTTCACCCCATCCCACCTGGTGGAGTTGGCGGCAACGGCGGGGCTGCGTGCCATCGCCATCGCGGACCACGACACGGTGGCCGGCGTAGCCGAGGGGATCGCCGCCGGGGCAAAACGGGGCATCGAGGTAATCCCGGCCATCGAACTCTCGGTGCAGTTCAAGGCCTACAAGGATGTGCACCTTCTGGGATACGGCATCGATTGGGGCGACCAGGGCTTGCTGGACCAGTTGCACCGGCTCCGGGAACAACGGGAGCACCGGAGCCACGACATCCTGGCCGCGGTGAACGAACGGCTGGCAGGGGAGGGGAGGGCGGCCATCGGGTTCGAAGAAGTGGGAAGACATGCCCGTGACGCCATCGGCAGACCCCACATCGCCCGGGCCATGATCGGGCGGGGCTATGTGGATTCGGTCGAGGAGGCCTTCCGGCGCTATCTGGTCCCCTGCAACGTCCCCAAGCGCTACTGGCCCATGGACGACGCCATCGCCACCATCAGGCGGCTGGGCGGGGTCGCCGTCCTGGCCCACCCCACCAGCGTCAGCACCCTGCGCCCCGAGTTGCGCACCATCATTGCGGAGTTGGCGGGACTTGGGCTGGACGGGGTCGAGGTGTTCAACAACTTGGCGCTGGCGGAGGAGATGGCGGTACTGCAACGGATTGCCGGGGACCTGGGGCTTGTGGTGACCGGCGGTTCGGATTTCCACGGCATCGAAGAGGGGCTGGAAATGGGAAGGGGGCGGGGCGGCATCCGTTTCGACGGCGCGCTCCTCGCCCCCCTGAAAACACTTATTGGACAGCGAAAGCGGGGCCGGTCCTGA
- a CDS encoding low molecular weight protein tyrosine phosphatase family protein gives MSKPSEPPLNLLFVCSQNKLRSPTAEAVFLAYPGVEALSAGTNNDAVAPISADVIEWADVVFCMERIHRDKLARRFKAAFKTTRLVVLDIPDNYAYMDPELIRILEAKVPRYVRI, from the coding sequence ATGTCAAAACCAAGCGAGCCCCCATTGAATCTCCTTTTTGTATGCAGCCAGAATAAACTTCGCAGCCCCACCGCAGAGGCGGTCTTCTTGGCCTATCCAGGCGTCGAGGCGCTTTCGGCAGGCACGAACAATGACGCCGTAGCCCCCATATCCGCTGATGTGATCGAATGGGCCGATGTGGTTTTCTGCATGGAAAGAATCCACCGGGACAAGCTGGCGCGCAGGTTCAAAGCCGCATTCAAAACGACGAGGCTGGTTGTCCTGGATATTCCGGATAACTACGCGTATATGGACCCGGAACTCATCAGGATACTGGAGGCCAAGGTGCCACGGTATGTCAGAATTTAG
- a CDS encoding ATP/GTP-binding protein, producing MAIINNAKREINAKIVYYGHEGAGKGTSLHYLYERIKPSLRGELKTLPASGGSLLFFDFCPFEQPVFGGYRIRFHIYTLPGRVVNPAAWKMTLKGADGVVLVADAAEAATAGRQSVERLRDYLASYGMSLNDMPAVLQVNKADRAEAANAEATAALLEVEHLTACLSTALNGEGVLETFSALSRQIMERVGEEHTLHAEPAPLPPSSVAAPQVVPPPSHEPPARSDSPVDAPPAQSPPPPATAEEETAAPLPPETESLVDLQVTLADEAVPLADGSVRIPLAISLHGQTRRLVLTVAIGPDTDVP from the coding sequence ATGGCCATCATCAACAACGCCAAACGCGAGATCAACGCCAAGATCGTCTACTACGGGCATGAAGGGGCCGGCAAAGGCACCTCCCTGCACTACCTGTACGAAAGGATCAAGCCATCGCTGCGCGGCGAACTGAAAACATTGCCGGCCAGCGGCGGCTCCCTGCTCTTCTTCGACTTCTGCCCGTTCGAGCAACCGGTGTTCGGCGGTTATCGCATCCGTTTCCACATCTATACCCTGCCGGGTCGGGTGGTCAATCCGGCGGCCTGGAAGATGACCCTCAAGGGGGCCGACGGGGTGGTGCTGGTGGCGGACGCCGCAGAGGCCGCCACGGCGGGGCGGCAGAGTGTGGAGCGCTTGCGCGATTACCTGGCCTCATACGGCATGAGCCTGAACGACATGCCGGCGGTTCTGCAGGTGAACAAGGCGGATCGGGCCGAGGCGGCGAACGCGGAGGCAACCGCGGCCCTGCTGGAGGTTGAGCACCTCACGGCCTGCCTCTCCACCGCGCTGAACGGCGAGGGGGTGCTGGAAACCTTCTCGGCCCTCTCCCGCCAGATCATGGAGCGGGTCGGGGAGGAACATACCCTGCACGCCGAACCGGCTCCCCTCCCCCCCTCCTCCGTGGCAGCCCCCCAGGTCGTACCGCCCCCATCCCACGAGCCGCCCGCGCGGTCGGACAGCCCCGTCGATGCGCCGCCGGCTCAGAGCCCCCCTCCCCCCGCCACCGCTGAAGAGGAGACCGCTGCCCCCCTGCCGCCGGAAACCGAATCCCTGGTCGATCTCCAGGTGACGTTGGCCGATGAGGCGGTGCCCCTGGCCGACGGCAGCGTGCGGATTCCCCTGGCCATCTCCCTCCACGGGCAGACGCGGCGGCTTGTGCTGACGGTCGCCATCGGACCCGATACGGACGTACCATGA
- a CDS encoding isoprenylcysteine carboxylmethyltransferase family protein has product MTLEEVPLPDYCVFILRFLVFAAVHSLFATTGVKGAVARLCHGEPRGYRLAYNLSSLVLFGWVMAAFRSSPVLYFAPGVWSLVMYLGQLVCAVILVDCLRRTGAGDFLGISQFGAGRAESPRLVTDGYYAMVRHPLYLFSTAFLLLNPVMTAQWLLLTCLAAAYFVVGGLIEERRLLKEFGDEYRRYRHRTPFIIPAVRVRRPHSP; this is encoded by the coding sequence ATGACTCTCGAGGAGGTTCCGCTGCCGGACTACTGCGTCTTCATACTCCGTTTCCTGGTCTTTGCCGCCGTGCACTCCCTCTTTGCCACCACCGGGGTCAAGGGAGCCGTTGCCCGGCTGTGCCACGGCGAGCCCCGGGGCTACCGCCTTGCCTACAACCTGTCCTCCCTGGTGCTGTTCGGCTGGGTGATGGCCGCTTTCCGCTCATCGCCGGTACTCTATTTCGCCCCCGGCGTCTGGAGCCTGGTCATGTATCTGGGACAACTCGTCTGCGCGGTGATTCTGGTGGATTGCCTGCGCCGGACCGGGGCGGGCGACTTCCTGGGCATCAGCCAGTTCGGCGCGGGCCGGGCCGAAAGCCCCCGCCTGGTTACCGACGGCTACTATGCCATGGTGCGCCACCCCCTGTACCTCTTTTCCACCGCTTTCCTCCTGCTCAACCCGGTCATGACCGCCCAGTGGCTCCTTTTGACCTGCCTTGCGGCGGCCTATTTCGTCGTCGGCGGCTTGATCGAGGAGCGCCGTCTTCTGAAGGAATTCGGGGACGAATACCGCCGCTACCGCCACCGGACCCCCTTCATCATCCCTGCGGTCAGGGTCAGGCGACCGCATTCACCCTGA
- a CDS encoding thiolase family protein has translation MSTQFRPRPVYVAASWMAPVGRYNGKDKENLSFLEMAERCEAVFGGSPVRRRDIEAVVVGSQNPSAFSGVDNTAAKIAGILGISGARSVLVDTASSSGASAFESAYLEVASGRFDHVLAIGIQKMSDASTTESTRIIAGVIDREEAEFGLTMPACGALVARALKERLGLSDEEWTAYAALLTQRSQRFAAQNPDAHLRNTIEVEDYYRQIASGKNYRYWYPLRYHDYCPMSDGMAAVILTATPQDVLVSGVGSATDIPTIADRNYFHSFPATVIAAGYAYGMAGIKDIRTLEGKLHVNMHDPFNGFGPINLVDLGIVSRTRLMDALLDDSLTGPSGAFPTNLTGGLKGRGHPLGATGMIQIVENHRLIREQGFNAGLSHSIGGPINNNVVTLLERSDRFHARRHEPYKPWGLPSLGKLKPKNATLDALLAATPLVEGSFVTATARFDYKTGQPEVVILIVACKLEGVKYRFLFGIDGEHYEQVAGIEPGAPVSVERQDERVLVNRMPVRKFYTRTINGLVELAGSGWKRLVGKG, from the coding sequence ATGAGCACCCAATTCCGTCCCCGGCCGGTCTATGTGGCCGCCTCCTGGATGGCCCCGGTGGGGCGTTACAACGGCAAGGACAAGGAGAATCTCTCCTTTCTGGAGATGGCCGAACGCTGCGAGGCGGTGTTCGGCGGCAGCCCGGTGCGGCGGCGCGATATCGAGGCGGTGGTGGTGGGGAGCCAGAACCCCTCCGCCTTTTCCGGGGTGGACAATACCGCGGCCAAGATCGCCGGCATCCTGGGCATCTCCGGGGCCCGCTCCGTGCTGGTGGACACGGCGTCATCCTCCGGCGCCTCGGCCTTCGAGAGCGCCTACCTGGAGGTGGCGTCGGGGCGCTTCGACCATGTGCTGGCCATCGGCATCCAGAAGATGAGCGACGCCTCCACCACGGAATCGACCCGGATCATCGCCGGGGTGATCGACCGGGAGGAAGCGGAATTCGGCCTGACCATGCCGGCCTGCGGGGCACTGGTGGCCAGGGCCCTCAAGGAGCGGCTGGGGCTGTCCGACGAGGAATGGACCGCCTATGCGGCCCTTCTTACCCAGCGGAGCCAGCGCTTCGCCGCCCAAAACCCGGACGCCCATCTGCGAAACACCATCGAGGTGGAGGACTACTACCGCCAGATCGCCAGCGGCAAGAACTACCGCTACTGGTACCCCCTGCGCTACCACGACTACTGCCCCATGTCCGACGGCATGGCGGCGGTCATCCTCACCGCCACGCCCCAGGACGTGCTGGTGAGCGGCGTGGGGAGCGCCACCGACATCCCCACCATCGCCGACCGCAACTACTTCCACTCCTTCCCGGCCACGGTCATCGCCGCCGGGTACGCCTACGGCATGGCCGGCATCAAGGACATCCGCACCCTGGAGGGCAAACTGCACGTGAACATGCACGACCCCTTCAACGGCTTCGGCCCCATCAACCTGGTGGACCTGGGGATCGTGAGCCGCACCCGTCTCATGGACGCCCTTTTGGACGACTCCCTCACCGGCCCGTCCGGGGCCTTCCCCACCAACCTGACCGGCGGCCTGAAGGGGCGCGGCCATCCCCTGGGGGCCACCGGCATGATCCAGATCGTGGAGAACCACCGCCTGATCCGGGAACAGGGGTTCAACGCCGGGCTGTCCCACTCCATCGGCGGCCCGATCAACAACAACGTGGTGACGCTGCTGGAGCGGAGCGACCGGTTCCATGCCCGCCGCCACGAGCCGTACAAACCGTGGGGCCTCCCCTCCCTGGGCAAGCTCAAGCCCAAGAACGCGACCCTGGACGCCCTGCTGGCGGCAACGCCCCTGGTGGAAGGCTCCTTCGTCACCGCCACCGCCCGGTTCGACTACAAGACCGGGCAGCCGGAGGTGGTGATCCTGATCGTGGCCTGCAAGCTGGAGGGGGTGAAATATCGTTTCCTCTTCGGCATCGACGGGGAGCATTACGAGCAGGTGGCCGGCATCGAACCGGGCGCCCCGGTCTCGGTGGAGCGGCAGGACGAGAGGGTCCTGGTCAACCGCATGCCGGTGCGCAAGTTCTACACCCGCACCATCAACGGGCTGGTGGAGTTGGCCGGGAGCGGGTGGAAGAGGTTGGTTGGGAAGGGGTAG